The Scatophagus argus isolate fScaArg1 chromosome 4, fScaArg1.pri, whole genome shotgun sequence DNA window CATTGTGGATTTATATCACTCCAGAAAGCAGAGCTGTGACCCGGACAGCACGTCATGCCAGGATGAGCACCTTTTCCTGGGGAGCTTTAGCACTCTGCCCAGCAGCTCCAAGTCTTCCTGGAAGGTTTTTAATGTGACTGCTCTGTTAAAATACTGGCTGTACCAGGGAGATGGAGTGTCGAGCCAAGAGGCCTCAGGAGAGCCTGACATGGACCGTGGGAGTGGCGCATGGGATGAAGGGGAGACAGCCGACAAGTCTCTCTTCAAGAATTTGggactgaaacaaagaaaaatacaccaTCCAACTGCGAACCGGGTCATGATGGTCATCTTTTCCAAACATAACCTGCCCCAAGAAGGCCATACAGCATACAGTCTCATTCATACTGTGGAGAACTCCAAGTATGTAACCATGGACAGAGTCAGCAGCGACAGTCAAAGTCGACGccacaaaagaaacaagatggagaggatgagagTGGCCGACGAAGCTTCACCTACTGCTGCACCAGCAGCAGAGTCGGCACAGAGGCCACTGTGTCGGAGGGTGGACATGTGGGTGGACTTTGACCACATCGGCTGGGACGAGTGGATTGTGCACCCGAAGCGCTACAATGCATATCGCTGTGAGGGAGAGTGTCCCACGCCACTGGATGAGTCCTTCCATCCCACCAACCACGCATACATGCAGGTAAGACGACAACATGACTTTTGTTCCCGTTTAACTCGATCTGTATATTTTCATACGGTTTGTTCATATGAATTTTTCGGACATTTTTCAGAGCCTCTTGCGACATCACCTTCCAGAAAGAGTGTCTTGCCCATCCTGTGTGCCAACGCGCCTCAGCCCGCTCTCCATGCTGTACTTTGAGAGCGATGACTTGGCCCTGCGACATCACGAGGACATGATTGTTGAGGAGTGTGGCTGTCACTGACGGTCAGTCCATCACTGGTTTCACTGCAGTCACGAGGTCAACTACTGACTGAGCATAATCTTCAACTTTGATTCAACTGTTTTTTCGTGTCTTCATGTAAAACACGATGTTCACATATTAAATTGATAGCTTCTAGTCACGGCCTCTTGAAACACATGACAGGATATGACTTAAGTTTTAATGAGTGTATTTCATCCATACTGGGTGGTAGACAACAGTATGCATCTTTAACAAGGAGAAAGCTccattttgcaaatgttttatctATTTGAATGTATTATAATGTATATTTTGTACATAAtaagtgaaaaaatatatattaaaacattttattttgacatgattgtgatgttttatgtttttattattggaTATTTATGAACTAATATACATCTATATTTATACATGATATGAAGCTTTTGAAATTGCACAACCTTGACATtgaccacaaaaaaaaagtaaaaagaggaATTCAAACCACATAAATTCAGATTGATcgttttcaaagtaaaatatttcagtgttataAATTATGAGAAAATTATGGTATTTAACGTTAAAGATTCAAATTGTTTGCCTCCTTGCACAACTTTATGGTTtgctgatgtttaaaaaaatgttcaggaCTACAGGCTACTCTATCAGCAGTGTCCATTACACAGCATGAAATACACGTACACTTGTTACGCACAACCTCcgcaaacaaacaatcaaacaaccTAACAAAAAGCACTTCCCAGAAGCTCAACCTGCTCATAGATACTCACCTACGTCTTAATCCCACTTGTCTTCTGGGACTTGTGATCAGCTAACATCTTAGTGTATTTGCCGTGCTCACCTCCAATCCACATCTTGGGGCCTATTACAGAGCACACATCGTCAGAGGTCATTAGCGTCCGCTCTGGCCAGGCCTCTTTTGTTGATTGTGatcaaacagacaggcagagtagaacaacacaaaaaaaagtatACTGAAGAACAAGGCAATAGGGGGTGGGAAAAGCAGTagcttttgtttactttggGGAGGGGCTGAGGGGTGTCAGGAAGCAGAGGTGACAAGGGGACATTTAGACcccaaacaaacagacagcaatGCGAGTCGACGTCTGGATGCTGAAGCTACTGTGGAGGAAGGACGGGGTGGACTGGAACTGATCAGCTGAAACTGTTCAATCAACACTTCCACCTGAAGACAAGACCAGACTAACTTCTCTGGTAGCTCTCAGTGTTGCTCACCTCAGTGTTGATGATGCCTGAAAGCTTTTCACCAGGTCACACTACCTCAAATGGtatgatgtgatgtttttattccagTGCTCACATAAACAACAGTTAAGCATCCAATCTATTGCTTAAGCGCATGAGTTATACACTGATCAGCTGTGGTGTGCacagtgaagatgatgaggaacCTTTGACATCTACTCCATCCTCAACCAACCTTTCTGTTTGGTGGCCAGGAAATTCCTCTCTTACTTCACTAGGAatgattacaaaataaaagcacatttaatggactgtttttttcctctgtagtTATGTTCAAATTACTTTTCCTTTCTGCTAAACAAGGTCCTTTTGATCAGTGAACACTCGTTTTTGACACCATCCACCTCATCATGGTTTACAGAACTCAGTGGTTATCACTTtcatcagattttcttttattcttttgttttttttttgctattttttcagtttagtttagtttagtttagtttagttttcagACGTGGTGGTGTAACCCAGCTGTAATTTCAGCTACTAAGTTACTGTAAGGTATTAtgattgtttgtattgttttgtttgtattatttggGGTGTAGTGCCCTTTAAGGGTTAGGACGGCACCCTGTGACAGTTTACGACATGTTTTGTGAGTTACGATAGCGCGGGCTCTCAGACGGCCAAGGCTGCGGAGTGTATGTACCCACTGTGTGCTCAACTCGTCAGATTGTGTCGTGTTTTTCCTATTAGGTGAGCATTTTTGTTGAATGTGCCATGCTGTCATTGTTATGGGAATTGTTACATGTATCAGGATGGAGTTTTGATGACCGAGTAGTGTTGTCAATAGGCAAACCGCTAATGATGCTAGTCGCGAATTAGCCATTTTGCTAAGTGAGgtttgtttatcattttaacTGTGCTTAACGGGTACTTGAATTAATCCTGTTATTGAATgatgtgtttaatttgtttctgcCATGTGCTGTGTATGTTGAATGCTGTGCTGTGTAAAATTGTCGGGCTCTCAGACGGTGTGTGTACCCACTGTGTGCTCAACTCATCCGGTTGTGTCGTGTTTTTCCCTATTAGACGTGGCGTGGGGTCAGAGAGACTGCTGCGGATGTCTTGTGGCGTTCAAGGAAGACAATTACCGGCTGCCATCGCTGCCATATCGGTTTGCCTAACTcctcaaacatacacacacaacttccTCACATAGAGCTCTATGAACACATTTAGTATATTTTTTTGCAGGTCAGCGgttctattgtttttttttcccgaaGGACATAATTGAGAATTATTTACGTTTCggatttcctttcatttcataGACTGAGAACAGGactcaaactgacagaaaacgGGTACAAGTTTGATATTATCCGTGTagaatttaatttttgtatATGAATTGATGATAGCGTTGTGGGAAGAATGGGGTATGTTGCATTTCAGTCCAgcttgaattttaaaaataaatctggatTGATAGTTCACTGCTATCAGGACTCTGCTTATTAAGTCTTGCTTACTGGTTACAGTGGGGCATCCACTATTGGGCAGTTTCCATATAATACACTCACACCGAAGTGGAAGTCTTGTAAGCTGCTTCAGAGGGAACATACTAAAACTTGGGCAGCAGAATAGAAATGCTGCATGATGTCATGATCCCGTCCTCCTCCTGTCTGATCCCGGCTCCCTGCAGTTGTTTATTGACCCGTCGTTGTACAGTCCACTGACCGAGGTTATCAGTCACCAGTGAGCGCGTGAGGAATTCCTCTGATATGACTCGTGCCGAATCAGGGGAGCACAGGAAATGCTAAAGACTGTTATGCAACATTTATCACTTCATGATGTGTATTAGCTCTTCACTTGACCTTAAATCAGAAAACTGCAAATACCGTATTTTCcagactataagccgctacgTTTTTCGCGCGCCTTGAACTCTGCCGCTAATCTATAGCTTTTTACGGGCTAACGGCCCGGTGATagaagaggaagacgctagttttaagcgtaacttttaacagtcgTTTTGCGCGTCATGCACACACCCTCACCATGGAAAACACCCGaagaaatgcatatgatgcagctttttaGTTAAAAGCAATGTGGACATCTGCAGCTTATAGTCAAGTGCTGCCTacatatgtacaaatattttttatactttatactcaggtgcgttccATAGTCTGGAAAATACGGTAATTCAGTCGTGGTGATCCAatcctttcattttatcttttactcacttttatgttttttttgtccctttcagATGGCATGAAAAATGTCCCTACGTTCAGGCCAGTGAACGGATGGTCATGACAGACTGGACAGGAGCAAACAGTCCATACACagaatcaaacacacaacaaaagcaaagtgtTGTTTGCATTAATttgctttaatgttttgtcGCCGTACAAACAGTGTGAAAGTCTGAAAATGTGAGcaacaaaattatgttttacaTTCTCTGTATGACACTTCTAGTGGAGATTGACAAATTATACAGTAATTTGAACATTTCAAGACAATATCTGAAGAGAAGCAACTGTGTGGAAATGAAAGCACATCAATTGACAAACCCTCCTGGAATGGTTATAAACTCCACTAATTTcagttattctttttttccaaatcaATCTTAATTTTCATGAGTTTATCTCAGTTCTTGTGGATGAGGCTTTGTTGGTGTTGTGTGCTTGTCAGTCACTGATTTTTAAACTTGTAGCCACTACACGAAGGCACACTTTGTCGTGAAGAAAATCAGGTTTAAGCCTTGAGGCAGACAGCATAAGTTCCATTACAGGTTTGTTCTGGGCAAAACAAGCAAATGGGATTTTTCACAGACTTCAAAACACTAAGACACTGGAGATACAA harbors:
- the spaw gene encoding southpaw codes for the protein MDARVLAVFCTFLLCASGVVFSTREHRSHTGLEANLAFRNLSMNHRSRYPLYMMQLYRSFRTADSSSSVAVNTISTQGDKPSTHSSDSVLNLMARGCHQVGERWTVTFDMSSVSTSELVQLVELRIRLPAFSDSERAIVDLYHSRKQSCDPDSTSCQDEHLFLGSFSTLPSSSKSSWKVFNVTALLKYWLYQGDGVSSQEASGEPDMDRGSGAWDEGETADKSLFKNLGLKQRKIHHPTANRVMMVIFSKHNLPQEGHTAYSLIHTVENSKYVTMDRVSSDSQSRRHKRNKMERMRVADEASPTAAPAAESAQRPLCRRVDMWVDFDHIGWDEWIVHPKRYNAYRCEGECPTPLDESFHPTNHAYMQSLLRHHLPERVSCPSCVPTRLSPLSMLYFESDDLALRHHEDMIVEECGCH